Proteins encoded within one genomic window of Balaenoptera ricei isolate mBalRic1 chromosome 10, mBalRic1.hap2, whole genome shotgun sequence:
- the LOC132372676 gene encoding coiled-coil-helix-coiled-coil-helix domain-containing protein 2-like — protein MPRGSRSRTSRVAPPASRAPLMRTAPRPAPAAQPPAAAPPSAVGSPAAAPRQPGLMAQVATTAAGVAVGSAVGHTLGHAITGGFGGGSNAEPSRPDITYQEPQGTQLAQQQQNGPCSFEVQQFLECAQNQGDLKLCEGFSEVLKQCRLANGLA, from the coding sequence ATGCCTCGTGGAAGCCGAAGCCGCACTTCCCGCGTAGCCCCTCCGGCCAGCCGGGCACCTCTGATGAGAACTGCGCCCAGGCCAGCGCCCGCAGCTCAGCCGCCCGCAGCGGCTCCACCATCTGCCGTTGGCTCCCCTGCTGCTGCTCCTCGGCAGCCAGGTCTGATGGCCCAGGTGGCAACCACTGCAGCCGGCGTGGCTGTGGGTTCTGCCGTCGGCCACACTCTGGGTCATGCCATCACTGGTGGCTTCGGTGGAGGAAGTAATGCTGAGCCCTCAAGGCCTGACATCACTTACCAGGAGCCTCAGGGAACCCAGCTGGCACAGCAGCAGCAGAATGGCCCATGCTCTTTTGAGGTGCAACAGTTTTTGGAGTGTGCCCAGAACCAGGGTGACCTTAAGCTTTGTGAAGGTTTCAGTGAGGTGCTGAAACAGTGCAGATTGGCGAACGGGTTAGCTTAA
- the NFYB gene encoding nuclear transcription factor Y subunit beta yields MTMDGDSSTTDASQLGISADYIGGSHYVIQPHDDTEDSMNDHEDTNGSKESFREQDIYLPIANVARIMKNAIPQTGKIAKDAKECVQECVSEFISFITSEASERCHQEKRKTINGEDILFAMSTLGFDSYVEPLKLYLQKFREAMKGEKGIGGAVTATDGLSEELTEEAFTNQLPAGLITADGQQQNVMVYTTSYQQISGVQQIQFS; encoded by the exons ATGACA ATGGATGGTGACAGTTCCACCACAGATGCTTCTCAACTAGGAATTTCTGCAGACTATATTGGAGGAAGTCATTATGTTATACAGCCTCATGATG ATACTGAGGACAGCATGAATGATCATGAAGACACAAACGGTTCAAAAGAAAGTTTTAGAGAACAAGATATATATCTTCCAATTGCAAATGTTGCAAGGATAATGAAAAATGCCATACCTCAAACGGGAAAG ATTGCAAAAGATGCCAAAGAATGTGTTCAAGAATGTGTAAGTGAGTTCATCAGCTTTATAACATCTGAAGCAAGTGAACGATGCCATCAAGAGAAACGGAAGACAATCAATGGAGAAGATATTCTCTTTGCCATGTCTACCTTAGGCTTCGACAGTTATGTAGAACCTCTGAAATTATACCTTCAGAAGTTCAGAGAG GCtatgaaaggagagaaaggaattgGTGGAGCAGTCACAGCTACAGATGGACTAAGTGAAGAGCTTACCGAGGAGGCATTTA cTAACCAGTTACCAGCTGGCTTAATAACTGCAGATGGTCAGCAACAAAATGTTATGGTTTACACAACATCATATCAACAG ATTTCTGGTGTTCAACAAATTCAGTTTTCATGA